A window from Telopea speciosissima isolate NSW1024214 ecotype Mountain lineage chromosome 8, Tspe_v1, whole genome shotgun sequence encodes these proteins:
- the LOC122638244 gene encoding protein translation factor SUI1 homolog 1 isoform X2, with amino-acid sequence MSDLDDQVPTAFDPFAEANAEDSGAGSKEYVHVRVQQRNGRKSLTTVQGLKKEYSYTKILKDLKKEFCCNGTVVQDPDLGQVIQLQGDQRKNVSTFLVQAGIVKKEQLKIHGF; translated from the exons ATGTCTGATCTCGATGATCAAGTCCCCACTGCTTTTG ATCCATTCGCAGAGGCAAATGCAGAGGACTCAGGAGCTGGGTCGAAGGAGTATGTGCATGTGCGCGTACAGCAACGGAATGGAAGGAAAAGCCTGACTACTGTGCAGGGTTTGAAGAAAGAATACAGCTATACCAAGATCTTGAAGGATCTGAAGAAGGAATTTTGCTGCAATGGCACCGTTGTCCAGGATCCTGATCTGGG GCAGGTTATTCAACTACAGGGCGATCAGCGGAAGAATGTATCAACTTTCCTTGTCCAG GCTGGGATTGTGAAGAAGGAACAACTCAAAATTCATGGTTTCTGA
- the LOC122638244 gene encoding protein translation factor SUI1 homolog 1 isoform X1, producing MSDLDDQVPTAFDPFAEANAEDSGAGSKEYVHVRVQQRNGRKSLTTVQGLKKEYSYTKILKDLKKEFCCNGTVVQDPDLGQVIQLQGDQRKNVSTFLVQAGIVKKEQLKIHGF from the exons ATGTCTGATCTCGATGATCAAGTCCCCACTGCTTTTG ATCCATTCGCAGAGGCAAATGCAGAGGACTCAGGAGCTGGGTCGAAGGAGTATGTGCATGTGCGCGTACAGCAACGGAATGGAAGGAAAAGCCTGACTACTGTGCAGGGTTTGAAGAAAGAATACAGCTATACCAAGATCTTGAAGGATCTGAAGAAGGAATTTTGCTGCAATGGCACCGTTGTCCAGGATCCTGATCTGGGCCAG GTTATTCAACTACAGGGCGATCAGCGGAAGAATGTATCAACTTTCCTTGTCCAG GCTGGGATTGTGAAGAAGGAACAACTCAAAATTCATGGTTTCTGA
- the LOC122672013 gene encoding uncharacterized protein LOC122672013, whose protein sequence is MGISFVGRVTPQMKKRLDIVQSESRFCTVYPASTNQFEVQDGRYKFVVNLENSYCDCGVWGATGLPCKRGAASINFKRKKIENYCDEYFPVETYLEAHQTMIHPLPDVSLLLDDDNDGNLILQPPPLRRLPGRPHKSRRKEPGEQSSQDIRKSKKSIRCDFCKKIGHNRRGCQRAPVAEKGSSSRKRSRSKDDGVAASCCCYCCCYDGDSTVAVMMVVVLVLLWW, encoded by the exons ATGGGTATCTCATTTGTGGGTAGGGTGACACCACAAATGAAGAAGAGATTAGACATAGTACAAAGTGAGTCCAGATTTTGTACAGTTTATCCTGCATCCACAAATCAATTTGAGGTACAAGATGGGAGGTACAAGTTTGTAGTCAATTTGGAGAATAGTTATTGTGATTGTGGAGTGTGGGGTGCTACAGGACTACCTTGCAAACGTGGTGCAGCATCAATTAattttaagagaaaaaagatagaaaattacTGTGATGAATATTTTCCAGTAGAAACATATCTAGAAGCACATCAGaccatgatacacccattacCAGATGTAAGCCTCCTATtggatgatgataatgatggcaATCTTATCTTGCAGCCCCCACCATTGAGGAGGTTACCTGGTAGACCACacaagagtagaagaaaggaacCCGGTGAACAATCCTCTCAAGATATTAGGAAGTCCAAAAAAAGTATCAGATGTGATTTCTGTAAGAAAATAGGGCACAATAGGAGGGGTTGTCAAAGAGCTCCAGTAGCTGAGAAGGGTTCTTCTTCTAGGAAGAGATCAAGGTCCAAG GATGATGGTGTTGCTGctagctgctgctgctactgttgCTGTTATGATGGTGATAGTACTGTTGCTGttatgatggtggtggtgctggtgctgTTGTGGTGGTGA
- the LOC122638243 gene encoding uncharacterized protein LOC122638243, which translates to MGVMGLYTYCIAGGAFVVIGAWEALVSAHAHLNPSSSSLSSHEQGTSTTTTTTGRTTRRKTKKSSLSSVRFIAISTLSFFFILNALFSLFDAIRTNDRIGFVVQLEIASIASLFFLYSAAGVLIHFSDSISLPSSLINLIALIAFGQEFLFFYLQRKDPSGIENRYFNLLLLPIGVCFLTTLHELALPKSIFPKVARGVALILQGTWFVQMGFSFFTFLMVQGCSLIEKSRANYTVNCNGHTEYHRGGAIATLQFNCHLAFIVVLVVGAYSILAGKYGIRADYTTYKPLGAELQKVDDYSRFTLDYDGDDDEEIKEENSTEKQKASVIVSETVVNGFSAH; encoded by the coding sequence atgggagtCATGGGACTCTACACTTACTGCATAGCAGGAGGGGCCTTCGTGGTAATCGGCGCCTGGGAGGCGCTTGTCTCAGCCCATGCGCACCTgaacccctcttcttcttccctttcttcacATGAGCAAGGCACATCAACTACGACAACGACGACAGGAAGAACGACCAGaagaaaaaccaagaaatcATCTCTCTCCTCTGTTAGATTCATAGCTATTTccactctctcttttttcttcatccTCAACGCTCTGTTCTCCTTATTCGACGCCATTCGCACCAACGATAGAATCGGCTTCGTTGTTCAGCTGGAGATTGCATCCATCGcatcccttttctttctctattcaGCCGCTGGTGTTTTGATCCACTTCTCAGATTCAATTTCGTTACCTTCATCGCTTATCAACTTGATTGCCCTTATCGCGTTCGGTCAAgagtttctcttcttctatcttcagAGGAAAGACCCATCTGGAATCGAGAATCGTTACTTCAATTTGTTGCTCCTTCCTATTGGAGTTTGCTTTCTCACCACCCTTCACGAATTGGCTCTCCCCAAATCCATATTCCCTAAAGTGGCTCGAGGGGTTGCTTTGATTCTGCAGGGCACATGGTTTGTCCAGAtgggtttctctttctttacctttttgatGGTGCAGGGCTGCTCGTTAATTGAAAAGAGTCGAGCGAATTACACGGTGAACTGCAACGGGCACACAGAGTATCACAGGGGAGGAGCGATCGCAACTCTTCAGTTCAATTGCCATCTTGCGTTTATCGTGGTTTTGGTTGTTGGGGCATACTCAATTCTTGCTGGAAAATATGGAATTCGTGCTGATTATACGACCTATAAGCCTCTCGGTGCGGAATTGCAGAAGGTGGATGATTACTCTCGGTTCACTTTGGATTATGATGGTGATGACGACGAGGAGATTAAAGAGGAAAATAGTACGGAGAAGCAGAAGGCTTCCGTCATTGTTTCCGAAACGGTTGTCAATGGTTTCAGTGCTCATTAG